One part of the Streptomyces lienomycini genome encodes these proteins:
- a CDS encoding glycosyltransferase family 4 protein — MKLTYLIYNAFGVGGTVRTVFNQANAMVERGHDVEIATMLRYHEEPPFPLDPRVRVTALVDNRSGTYVDWDRYDGPEDTSWHDRFPAGVSKNADSRRRISAMIRFLRGLDDRIVIGTRPTINLIIAEYTDPSLVRVVQEHAGLSTHKGEWRKAIDAAYVKMDALVCLTEADREAYAEAFPGVRVERIPNALHSLDVPRSRLTAPQVVSAGRLDGNKGVDKLIEAFGLVVEAHPDWTLRVHGDGPELEALRKAVRVRHLYNHVFLMGPTRELDEQLAKGSIFAMSSKSEGFGMVLLEAMNCGLPVVSFNCPVGPRELVADGVDGLLVPELDVKALAAGIIRLIEDEGLRRTLSRAALQKAAAYGPDVVTKSWEDLYEVLTAAK; from the coding sequence ATGAAGCTGACGTACCTGATCTACAACGCGTTCGGCGTCGGCGGCACGGTCCGTACCGTGTTCAACCAGGCCAACGCCATGGTCGAGCGGGGTCACGACGTCGAGATCGCGACCATGCTGCGCTACCACGAGGAGCCCCCCTTCCCGCTGGACCCGCGGGTACGGGTGACGGCGCTCGTGGACAACCGCTCCGGCACGTACGTGGACTGGGACCGGTACGACGGCCCCGAGGACACCTCCTGGCACGACCGCTTCCCCGCAGGTGTGTCCAAGAACGCGGACAGCCGTCGCCGGATCAGCGCGATGATCCGTTTCCTGCGCGGTCTGGACGACCGGATCGTGATCGGCACCCGACCCACGATCAACCTGATCATCGCCGAGTACACGGACCCGTCACTGGTCCGGGTCGTGCAGGAGCACGCGGGTCTGTCCACGCACAAGGGCGAGTGGCGCAAGGCCATCGACGCCGCCTACGTGAAGATGGACGCGCTCGTCTGCCTCACCGAAGCGGACCGCGAAGCCTACGCCGAGGCGTTCCCCGGCGTCCGCGTCGAGCGGATCCCGAACGCGCTGCACTCCCTGGACGTGCCGCGCAGCAGGCTCACCGCGCCCCAGGTCGTCAGCGCCGGACGGCTCGACGGCAACAAGGGCGTCGACAAGCTGATCGAGGCGTTCGGCCTGGTCGTGGAGGCCCACCCGGACTGGACGCTGCGCGTCCACGGCGACGGCCCGGAGCTGGAGGCCCTGCGCAAGGCCGTCCGCGTCAGGCACCTGTACAACCACGTCTTCCTGATGGGTCCGACGCGCGAGCTCGACGAGCAGCTCGCGAAGGGCTCCATCTTCGCGATGAGTTCCAAGTCCGAGGGCTTCGGCATGGTGCTGCTGGAGGCCATGAACTGCGGCCTGCCGGTCGTCAGTTTCAACTGCCCGGTCGGCCCGCGGGAACTCGTCGCCGACGGCGTGGACGGCCTGCTCGTGCCCGAGCTGGACGTAAAGGCCCTGGCCGCGGGCATCATCCGCCTCATCGAGGACGAGGGGCTGCGCCGCACCCTGTCCCGGGCGGCCCTGCAGAAGGCAGCCGCCTACGGTCCCGACGTCGTCACCAAGTCGTGGGAAGACCTCTACGAGGTCCTGACCGCGGCGAAGTGA
- a CDS encoding ABC transporter ATP-binding protein gives MTTAPIADRSTLVAARATELSKIYGQGETQVVALDRVSIDFRQAELTAIMGPSGSGKSTLMHCVAGLDTFSSGSVRIGETELSSLKDKQLTKLRRDKIGFIFQAFNLLPTLTALENITLPMDIAGRKPDKQWLDSVIQMVGLSGRLGHRPAQLSGGQQQRVAVARALASRPEIIFGDEPTGNLDSRSGAEVLGFLRNSVRELGQTVVMVTHDPVAAAYADRVVFLADGRIVDELYGPTADSVLDRMKRFDAKGRTS, from the coding sequence GTGACCACCGCACCCATCGCCGACCGGTCCACCCTCGTGGCCGCGCGCGCCACGGAGCTTTCCAAGATCTACGGCCAGGGCGAGACCCAGGTGGTCGCCCTGGACCGGGTCTCCATCGACTTCCGGCAGGCCGAGCTCACCGCGATCATGGGCCCGTCCGGCTCCGGCAAGTCGACGCTGATGCACTGCGTGGCGGGCCTGGACACCTTCTCGTCCGGCTCCGTGCGCATCGGCGAGACCGAACTGAGCTCGCTCAAGGACAAGCAGCTCACCAAGTTGCGCCGGGACAAGATCGGCTTCATCTTCCAGGCGTTCAACCTGCTGCCGACGCTGACCGCGCTGGAGAACATCACCCTCCCGATGGACATCGCGGGCCGCAAGCCGGACAAGCAGTGGCTGGACTCCGTGATCCAGATGGTGGGGCTCTCCGGACGCCTCGGGCACCGCCCGGCCCAGCTGTCCGGCGGTCAGCAGCAGCGGGTCGCCGTTGCGCGGGCGCTGGCCTCCCGGCCGGAGATCATCTTCGGTGACGAGCCGACCGGCAACCTCGACTCGCGCTCCGGCGCCGAGGTCCTGGGCTTCCTGCGCAACTCGGTGCGGGAACTGGGCCAGACCGTGGTGATGGTGACACACGACCCGGTGGCCGCCGCCTACGCGGACCGGGTGGTCTTCCTCGCGGACGGACGCATCGTCGACGAGCTGTACGGGCCGACGGCCGACTCGGTGCTCGACCGCATGAAGCGGTTCGACGCCAAGGGCCGCACCAGCTGA
- a CDS encoding ABC transporter permease gives MFRTALRNVFAHKARLLMTVLAVMLGVAFVSGTLVFADTLSNAFRNQSAKSYQDVAVAVTSYADPDNPKEYGLSGEVLDRISAVDGVAGVYGRVEGFAGVADPDGKLIGVGWSNKGSNFAPGKDGKDTAYTFTDGSGPVRDDQVALDEESAGKGEYEVGDRVRVATNGPVKEYTLSGVFTTEDGAVNAGGSLVLFDTAVAQKQYLQPGYFEEATVTAAPGADDARILKAVEPLLPETAEARTGQALADEQADQIEQSMGNLKQVLLGFAGIALFVGVFLISNTFTMLVAQRTKEIALMRAVGASRRQVTRSVLAEAALVGLVASAVGFALGVGLAVGLRSGMAAFGMKMPAGPLVLSATPVVAAFAVGVLITVFAAWLPGRRAAKIPPVAAMNSVHAVATTKSLVVRNSIGAAVTALGAAGIVAGASAGGDDGRMYIGAGAFLALIGVIVLIPLLSRPVIALVRPLLVGPFGVAGKLAGQNAVRNPRRTGATASALAIGLTLVTALSVLGVTVGAAIDKMTTDNIRADYMVSMANGDDLDRSALTALEKADGVSAVSPQQDAYFRVDGEFVSASAVAPGDIEKVLTVDVVSGSADSLAQGRIAVAEKTAENRGWKPGDTVPVTFDDDERATLTVGAVYKDSEFLSPVLVDRKVMAPHEAKPSIRQIFVKVDGGQSTANEKALVDALGDNPAITVMDRQDIRDEFGGAINTLLNVMYGLLAMALIIAVLGVVNTLAMSVFERQQEIGMLRAIGLDRRRVKRMVRLEAVVISVFGAVVGIALGTFLGWAIGETVAAEIPGYALVLPWDRIGIFVVLAGLVGVLAALWPARNAARLNMLNAIKTE, from the coding sequence ATGTTCCGTACCGCCTTGCGCAACGTCTTCGCGCACAAGGCCAGGCTGTTGATGACCGTGCTCGCCGTGATGCTCGGCGTGGCGTTCGTGTCGGGCACCCTGGTCTTCGCCGACACCCTCTCCAACGCCTTCCGCAACCAGTCGGCCAAGAGCTACCAGGACGTCGCCGTCGCCGTCACCTCGTACGCCGACCCGGACAACCCCAAGGAGTACGGCCTCTCCGGCGAGGTCCTCGACCGGATCTCCGCCGTGGACGGCGTCGCCGGGGTGTACGGCCGCGTCGAGGGCTTCGCCGGGGTCGCCGACCCCGACGGGAAGCTCATCGGCGTCGGCTGGTCCAACAAGGGCTCCAACTTCGCGCCCGGCAAGGACGGCAAAGACACCGCGTACACGTTCACCGACGGCTCCGGACCGGTGCGGGACGACCAGGTCGCCCTGGACGAGGAGTCCGCCGGCAAGGGCGAGTACGAGGTCGGCGACCGGGTGCGCGTCGCGACCAACGGCCCGGTGAAGGAGTACACCCTCAGCGGTGTGTTCACCACCGAGGACGGCGCCGTCAACGCGGGCGGCAGCCTCGTCCTCTTCGACACCGCCGTCGCGCAGAAGCAGTACCTCCAGCCGGGCTACTTCGAGGAGGCCACCGTCACCGCCGCGCCCGGCGCGGACGACGCGCGGATCCTGAAGGCGGTCGAGCCGCTGCTGCCGGAGACCGCCGAGGCCCGGACCGGGCAGGCGCTCGCGGACGAGCAGGCCGACCAGATCGAGCAGAGCATGGGCAACCTCAAGCAGGTCCTGCTCGGCTTCGCGGGCATCGCGCTCTTCGTCGGCGTCTTCCTGATCTCCAACACCTTCACGATGCTGGTCGCCCAGCGCACCAAGGAGATCGCCCTGATGCGCGCCGTCGGCGCGTCCCGCAGGCAGGTCACCCGCTCGGTGCTCGCCGAGGCCGCGCTGGTGGGCCTGGTGGCCTCGGCCGTCGGCTTCGCCCTCGGCGTCGGTCTGGCCGTCGGGCTGCGCTCCGGCATGGCCGCGTTCGGCATGAAGATGCCGGCCGGTCCGCTGGTCCTGTCCGCCACGCCGGTGGTCGCGGCGTTCGCGGTGGGCGTGCTGATCACGGTGTTCGCCGCCTGGCTGCCCGGCCGCCGGGCCGCGAAGATCCCGCCGGTGGCGGCCATGAACAGCGTCCACGCGGTGGCCACCACCAAGTCGCTGGTGGTGCGCAACTCCATCGGCGCGGCCGTCACCGCCCTCGGTGCGGCGGGGATCGTGGCGGGCGCCTCGGCCGGCGGCGACGACGGCCGGATGTACATCGGGGCGGGCGCGTTCCTCGCGCTGATCGGCGTGATCGTCCTGATCCCGCTGCTGTCCCGGCCCGTGATCGCACTCGTCCGTCCGCTGCTCGTCGGCCCCTTCGGGGTGGCGGGCAAGCTGGCCGGCCAGAACGCGGTCCGCAACCCGCGCCGCACCGGTGCCACCGCCTCGGCACTGGCGATCGGACTGACGCTGGTGACCGCCCTGTCGGTGCTCGGCGTCACGGTCGGCGCGGCCATCGACAAGATGACCACGGACAACATCAGGGCCGACTACATGGTCTCGATGGCCAACGGGGACGACCTCGACCGGTCCGCGCTGACGGCCCTGGAGAAGGCCGACGGCGTGTCCGCGGTGTCGCCGCAGCAGGACGCCTACTTCCGGGTCGACGGCGAGTTCGTGTCCGCCTCGGCGGTCGCCCCCGGCGACATCGAGAAGGTCCTGACCGTCGACGTCGTCAGCGGCAGCGCGGACTCGCTCGCGCAGGGCCGGATCGCGGTCGCCGAGAAGACGGCCGAGAACAGGGGCTGGAAGCCCGGCGACACCGTCCCCGTCACCTTCGACGACGACGAGAGGGCCACGCTGACGGTCGGCGCCGTCTACAAGGACAGCGAGTTCCTCTCCCCCGTCCTCGTCGACCGGAAGGTCATGGCCCCGCACGAGGCGAAGCCGTCCATCCGGCAGATCTTCGTGAAGGTCGACGGCGGCCAGTCCACGGCGAACGAGAAGGCCCTCGTCGACGCGCTCGGCGACAATCCCGCGATCACCGTGATGGACCGGCAGGACATCCGCGACGAGTTCGGCGGCGCCATCAACACCCTGCTGAACGTCATGTACGGCCTGCTGGCGATGGCCCTGATCATCGCGGTCCTGGGCGTCGTCAACACCCTCGCGATGTCCGTCTTCGAACGGCAGCAGGAGATCGGCATGCTGCGCGCGATCGGTCTGGACCGGCGCCGGGTGAAGCGGATGGTGCGGCTGGAGGCCGTCGTCATCTCGGTGTTCGGCGCGGTGGTCGGCATCGCTCTCGGCACGTTCCTCGGCTGGGCGATCGGCGAGACCGTCGCCGCCGAGATCCCCGGGTACGCGCTGGTCCTGCCCTGGGACCGGATCGGGATCTTCGTGGTGCTGGCCGGTCTGGTGGGCGTCCTCGCCGCCCTGTGGCCGGCCCGCAACGCCGCCCGGCTGAACATGCTGAACGCGATCAAGACCGAGTGA
- a CDS encoding SAM-dependent methyltransferase, with product MADAALRLQNLFEQLLGAPLPVRIRAWDGSQAGPPGAPTLVVRNRRALRRLLFKPGELGLARAWVAGDLDIEGDLYTALDLMAGLIWERGDDARTLVEALRDPDVRAAVRGLVKLAGPPLPPAPPPEEVRRARGHLHTKRSDRRAISHHYDVGNDFYELVLGPSMVYSCAYWPAPPAEGGTLEDAQRDKLELVSRKLGLAPGQRLLDVGCGWGSMAIHAAREHGVHVVGVTLSQEQAAYARKRVADEGLTDRVEIRVQDYRDVVDGPYDAISSIGMAEHVGAERYLEYATDLHRLLTPGGRLLNHQIARRPQRDESAYSVDEFIDAYVFPDGELAPVGTTVTQLERAGFEVRDVESIREHYALTLRRWVANLESDWATATRLVSPGRARVWQLYMAASALSFERNRIGVNQVLAVRTPGSGDSGLPLRARVWSAPGRT from the coding sequence ATGGCTGACGCCGCGCTGCGGCTGCAGAACCTCTTCGAACAGTTGCTGGGGGCACCTCTCCCGGTGCGCATCCGCGCCTGGGACGGTTCGCAGGCGGGTCCGCCGGGCGCACCGACCCTCGTCGTCCGCAACCGCAGGGCACTGCGCCGCCTGTTGTTCAAACCGGGTGAACTGGGCCTGGCCCGCGCCTGGGTGGCCGGGGACCTCGACATCGAGGGCGACCTCTACACCGCCCTCGACCTGATGGCCGGCCTCATCTGGGAGCGCGGCGACGACGCCCGCACCCTCGTCGAGGCGCTGCGCGACCCCGACGTACGCGCCGCGGTACGGGGCCTGGTGAAGCTCGCCGGACCGCCGCTGCCGCCCGCGCCGCCGCCCGAGGAGGTCCGCCGGGCCCGCGGCCACCTGCACACCAAGCGCAGCGACAGACGGGCCATCAGCCACCACTACGACGTCGGCAACGACTTCTACGAACTGGTCCTCGGCCCGTCCATGGTGTACTCCTGCGCCTACTGGCCGGCGCCCCCGGCCGAGGGCGGCACCCTGGAGGACGCCCAGCGCGACAAGCTCGAACTCGTCAGCCGCAAGCTCGGCCTGGCCCCCGGCCAGCGCCTCCTGGACGTCGGCTGCGGCTGGGGCTCCATGGCGATCCACGCGGCCCGCGAGCACGGCGTCCACGTCGTCGGCGTCACCCTGTCGCAGGAGCAGGCCGCGTACGCCCGCAAGCGCGTCGCCGACGAGGGCCTCACCGACCGGGTGGAGATCCGCGTCCAGGACTACCGGGACGTCGTCGACGGGCCGTACGACGCCATCTCCTCCATCGGCATGGCCGAGCACGTCGGAGCCGAGCGCTACCTGGAGTACGCCACCGACCTGCACCGGCTCCTCACACCGGGCGGTCGGCTGCTGAACCACCAGATCGCCCGACGGCCCCAGCGGGACGAGTCCGCCTACAGCGTCGACGAGTTCATCGACGCCTACGTCTTCCCCGACGGCGAACTGGCCCCCGTCGGCACCACCGTCACCCAGTTGGAGCGCGCCGGGTTCGAGGTGCGCGACGTGGAGTCGATCCGGGAGCACTACGCGCTCACGCTGCGCCGCTGGGTCGCCAACCTGGAGTCCGACTGGGCGACGGCCACCCGGCTGGTCAGCCCCGGCCGCGCCCGGGTCTGGCAGTTGTACATGGCCGCGTCCGCGCTCTCCTTCGAGCGCAACCGCATCGGCGTCAACCAGGTCCTCGCCGTTCGGACCCCCGGCTCCGGCGACTCCGGTCTGCCGCTGCGCGCCCGCGTGTGGAGCGCGCCCGGCCGAACCTGA